The genome window TGTATCGacttttttgcattatttAAGTGATATTATTGACTAACATAagcgttgtttttttttcaataaaaaacttcagaaaatgattttatacAATTATGATCATACTATTAATTATCTGAAACATATAATTTATAGGATGCTAGTTCCTCATTCTCCGCAATCGATATTGGTCGTGTCGACTGTAATTTcaactttcacatttttggcGACCATCACGCTTCTTCCACTTTTCTACATGAAAGTTCAAAGAATAAATTCTCAAATGCTCACTGATTTGAGAAATTGTCATGTAAGAAATATCAATGTTAGGTTTTTTGTAAATCTGAGTTTTTCAGCAAGATAGTACCGATATTTGGAAGCAACTTTCCCAGGAAAATGTCAGAGGAAAAAGGTCTTATGGTCGTGATGCGCCTTCAATTCCAATGGGCAAATGTAAGCaattagttttcagtttttattattGTGACTGATTTGAACTTTCATAATAATTACGTAATGAAATCCTTCAACTAATTGCTTAATGTTAATTTTGGTATTTCCAGGCTGTAGTTGCCAACAAGGAAAACCTGGGCCTACTGGACCAAAGGGTCCTGACGGGGGACCTGGCCAACCGGGACTTATTGGACTTAATGGAAGAAACggaagaaatggaaaatacGTAGCTTCAGAAGCTCACAATGAGCCAGCATGTCAAAAATGTCCGGTTGCACCGCCAGGACCACCTGGACATCCGGGACGTAAGGGTCCAAGAGGTACTGCAGGAAATGCTGGAACAGCTGGAAAGAATGGAATTCCTGGTCGAATGGGACCACCAGGACCGGCAGGAGTAAGAGGGCCACCAGGAGAACTTGGAATGCGGGGACCACAAGGAGATCCAGGAAAGGTGTTGAATGGAGCACCACAAGGACAACCTGGACGACCAGGAAAAGTTGGTTCTAGAGGAAAAGCAGGTCATACTGGAAGGTTTGTATTtactgtattttgaaaacacatttaacatttcttccttttcatacaaaaaattaaatttccacgGTATCGAATTTCAATGTGCATTGGTTTTCCTGGGCACACATACACATTTCTTTGATTTCaccattttaatttcattttagaTGCGTTTCGTAAAATATCTAAATAGTACCAATTTCGTAACACCAAAAACTAAGTATCAACTTCCATGAAAcatctgaaagttttgaaatgttgctTTTTGTTGAGGCATTTCGTTGAAATATGATAGTCAAAACTCTTTGTCTACCAggagaattttttcaagaattatcAGCCAAACTATGATACAacacgaaaaattgtgacCAACATCTTTCTCCCACTCTACTCCGTTCATCgtcaaatgtttgtttttgcaaagtccattttctttgttttctccCCCGCCAGTGAGCCGGTTTGTATCGAAGGAAAGAGTGCAGAGACTCAGAGAGAATACCTTTGTTCGTTTTTGTCTGAGCCATTTTGTCATAATATCATCATCAGCCTCCACCTTCTATCTTTTTGTCCGTTTTTCCGATTGAAAAGTTAATGGTTTAGTTGCCACCGCGGAGTGTGCGCTTAGAAGTATGTATAGTTGATTTTTGgtgtttgaagaaaaagtttcGGCGATAACAATATTGATTTAGATGATTTTTAACTCTTTTTTTATCTTTTCCGtgtcaaattgtttttgaattttttaatttcttgacCACAATAATTAAGTAATGATTCGAATATTTAAGAAGAGATGTTCTTTCTACATTTCCATTACTTACTTCTAGAAATgtctctaattttttaattttaagataaTTTTAATGATGATTTAAACTAAATAGTTTGTTTTCAGAGACGGACGTCCAGGTCTAGAAGGAACTCCAGGTACAAGAGGTGTTCAAGGAGAACGTGGTTCTCGTGGAGCTcgtggaccaccaggacctcCAGGGCCAGCAGGATCTGACGGTCGTAAAGGATCTTGCGCTCATTGCCAGTCAGACGATAAACTAAGTCAAGGAGGAGCAAACAGAAGACCGGAAGAAACTGATCCGGAAGGAGAGTTCTCTAATCAACAGCCTGCTTCCTACGAAGAGCAACCTCCCGTAATCACCACTACCACTACGGAGACTGCACCAGTTTATACTAATCCACCAGCTCATCAGCCAGTGCATCGGTCTTTCCCTTCAGCTGAACCACGGCAATCTCATAAAAATTCCCCTTCGGTCCCAGTGCCACAAGAACAATACAACTCTGCAAATTCTGGttagtttcatttttgttttttttttcaaaatttaaaggtgTTCTATTCAGAAGTAATTCCCAAGACAATCAACTACCCTGACACCATAAATCACCAATCCTATAAACATGATGGTGATGTAAGTGTCGCCGGAACTACTGATGATAGTGAAGACGTTAACGTCATCCCAGCTGGACAATATTCTAGCCGACAGTACGCTTCAAAGACgaacaaaattggaaaagccGTTCATTTCGGTTATTCCAATGATCAACTCTCCTCTTTTGTCCCAATGGGAGCCACCAGTGAGGAAgatgaaaattatggaaaaccAAGAGCCTTCCAAACAAATAaggtaagttttaaattttgcagatgTTAGAAGTTGAAATCATAAATTAGAGTGTAATATGTTCAATAAGCAGGTTTTGTTATAGTATACAATGGGACAATGGAGATTTTATCAAATTCATGTAGTTGAATGGGttaaacaacaaaacaaattaacCCAGAAGTTCAAATTCTCATGTTAATAATTTTATAGTTCCGAATTATTCATTGAGTATTTATACTTTGATAAAAAACACTAGCAAGTGTATcatcagttgaaaattgctcTGAACCACTTCCACTCAGTCAAAAtatattcacaaaaaacaatttttaacttaaaatattCTTGTGTAGCAATATTCTGCattgcaaaaagtatttcaatatcaaaaagaaaatctcTAAATTTCTAAGATTTGAGTGATTGAGTGataataaacaattattttcagggCTACAATGTCCAAATCATGGGGTCCGGACCAACATATAATGCAGCTCCAGTCGGTAATGCATGGAAACAACCAGAAAACCATAAAGTCCGACAATACACTCCCCAATATCTCCCACCACCAGCCTATGCGTGAATCTAACTTCCCAATTGCAATTGGGATTTCGTTATGGTTTTCAgctgtatttaattttttgtacgttttgaattttatcacTGGTAAAGTGGTTATTTATGAGGATTAATAAATATATTCTAAACAACTAACTTTtatgagttttttgagaaaaaagaaaaaaaaacattttttgaatactaaaaattcaattaataaaaaaatatatattgcaATCGTATTTTCCATTATATTATAACTGTTTAAATGTCTTCAAATCCTTGCCAACGTTTGGTTTGTCAacttttcaatcaaataaCTCGAACACAGAcaactttgatttttgaactgtCACAACAGTTACAAACAATTCGAAATGTTTACAAGTGTTCTCTAGTTGTTCGTACTTTAGTTTGTTCTCCCTTAATATTTTTGTGCACACGAAAAAGTTTCGTTTAAAACAAAGAAGTGAATCTATTGAAATTCTATTgcggaaaatattatttgtacCGTATCAGTTTTGAACATAAATTAATCAATGAAAAGTAAATAATAAGGCGATGAGGAAAAAtgtcaagaaaaaattaaagatatacatttaaatttttgattgtttttgtgACATACCATGTAGAATTTTGAACACAACTCGAGCATCCCGtgcaaataatttatttcatacAGCAGTCGGCGGAGGCTGTAAGAACTGTCGATGCAACGTGTCTCCACACATTTCTTCATCAAAATCATCACATTGAGAATGACTAAACACTGAATGACGAGCCCAGTTTACTGAATGCCgagttctctgaaaaatattttcttgggtttttcaaaaatattaaattattcaTTGTTTTACCTCGAGTACTGCGTGCGGTAAATTATGAAGTGATTCAACTTTACAGCAATGAAATACTATGACGACTGCAATTGAGAAAAGGAGCAGAAGGGAACACATTGCAATTGCCAATACGACAAGTAACGTTTCAGGGG of Caenorhabditis elegans chromosome II contains these proteins:
- the col-76 gene encoding Nematode cuticle collagen N-terminal domain-containing protein (Confirmed by transcript evidence), giving the protein MLVPHSPQSILVVSTVISTFTFLATITLLPLFYMKVQRINSQMLTDLRNCHQDSTDIWKQLSQENVRGKRSYGRDAPSIPMGKCCSCQQGKPGPTGPKGPDGGPGQPGLIGLNGRNGRNGKYVASEAHNEPACQKCPVAPPGPPGHPGRKGPRGTAGNAGTAGKNGIPGRMGPPGPAGVRGPPGELGMRGPQGDPGKVLNGAPQGQPGRPGKVGSRGKAGHTGRDGRPGLEGTPGTRGVQGERGSRGARGPPGPPGPAGSDGRKGSCAHCQSDDKLSQGGANRRPEETDPEGEFSNQQPASYEEQPPVITTTTTETAPVYTNPPAHQPVHRSFPSAEPRQSHKNSPSVPVPQEQYNSANSEVIPKTINYPDTINHQSYKHDGDVSVAGTTDDSEDVNVIPAGQYSSRQYASKTNKIGKAVHFGYSNDQLSSFVPMGATSEEDENYGKPRAFQTNKGYNVQIMGSGPTYNAAPVGNAWKQPENHKVRQYTPQYLPPPAYA
- the M110.8 gene encoding Protein ORF59 (Confirmed by transcript evidence), with translation MTLSPETLLVVLAIAMCSLLLLFSIAVVIVFHCCKVESLHNLPHAVLERTRHSVNWARHSVFSHSQCDDFDEEMCGDTLHRQFLQPPPTAV
- the M110.8 gene encoding Neural_ProG_Cyt domain-containing protein (Confirmed by transcript evidence), translated to MLAVSREPAVEKYCFFTMTLSPETLLVVLAIAMCSLLLLFSIAVVIVFHCCKVESLHNLPHAVLERTRHSVNWARHSVFSHSQCDDFDEEMCGDTLHRQFLQPPPTAV